A window of the Eremothecium cymbalariae DBVPG#7215 chromosome 5, complete sequence genome harbors these coding sequences:
- the MET4 gene encoding Met4p (similar to Ashbya gossypii AFL231C), giving the protein MSYNSAQHHLNNLFGDGSGCGDGAHGRPGNSPDVHGGSTMTPAILLEQLAYVDNFMTDLDNDFSNLDVLLDGNGVQNEVNLGLSLDERLAAELSAFADESFIFPDEDKRDRDGKDDRDADQEDDDDADDEGGSKEGARAGEYRKLGLEDNGEMSSMRKAQFYSERRNNLLASQYDYTRQRLSKRQNSDEQVTPGDDHGGFTNFDIAQQPQQPVTNLIRNEQQGPERAREFRSSSFPNGFDPANSHNNAYFLSNSAYNSSTTRNDDYTRRFPNIQLPDYPSVPTSTLVALLPKIEVPQGAYQSLLGVGFSHDQIDAISAIIAYHQTHGMNSHNNALSAATAAAARYAVESPEVDLARNYTMRDPASYSESGPLESLRRGNDDDDNNNSNRNAGPGNSTSNQYPFKSSLADNPVALFLDFLTHGVTDEQTSQSSTDNQPYNQSSSRRDNRLIQHEKSAVNDLDSDFFLLEGRKSDRKERKDSGDSSDSRDLTPLFNTGDTSISSVPTSLSTNSKSNKNSYAHVYHDDGSGSLSNPTRLDRNDKHNGSVNNGSSIKRKTGSGTPASSRSHLKRKQKEKELETSVRELSELATTLKQRIQTLEMENRLLKNIVMDKGEVEGIKRVKRVKRESVHEIREDK; this is encoded by the coding sequence ATGAGTTATAATTCTGCGCAGCATcatttgaataatttgttTGGGGATGGGAGTGGATGTGGAGATGGGGCCCATGGAAGGCCAGGGAATAGTCCAGATGTTCACGGAGGTTCTACTATGACGCCTGCCATACTGTTGGAGCAGTTGGCGTATGTTGATAATTTTATGACAGATCTGGATAACGACTTTTCTAATTTGGATGTGTTGTTAGATGGTAATGGGGTGCAGAATGAGGTGAATCTTGGTTTGTCCCTTGATGAGCGTTTGGCGGCAGAGTTGAGTGCGTTTGCGGATGAGAGTTTTATATTTCCAGATGAGGATAAGCGGGATAGGGATGGGAAGGATGACCGTGATGCTGACCAAgaagatgacgatgatgctgatgaCGAAGGCGGCAGTAAAGAAGGGGCGCGGGCAGGCGAGTATCGTAAGCTGGGGCTGGAAGATAATGGGGAGATGTCTTCGATGAGAAAGGCGCAGTTTTATTCCGAGCGTCGTAATAATCTGTTGGCATCTCAGTATGATTATACTCGGCAGCGGTTGTCAAAGCGGCAGAATAGCGATGAACAGGTTACTCCTGGGGATGATCATGGTGGGTTTACAAACTTTGATATTGCACAGCAGCCGCAGCAGCCTGTCACTAACTTGATCAGAAATGAACAACAGGGACCGGAGCGGGCTCGGGAGTTCCGAAGTTCATCTTTCCCTAACGGCTTTGACCCAGCAAATTCTCATAACAATGCATATTTTCTGTCAAATTCTGCATATAATAGTTCTACTACTCGTAACGACGATTATACCCGGCGATTTCCAAATATACAGCTTCCAGATTATCCCTCAGTCCCTACTTCTACACTTGTGGCGTTGTTACCGAAGATTGAAGTACCTCAAGGAGCATATCAATCTTTACTGGGGGTGGGGTTTTCACATGATCAAATTGACGCGATATCGGCAATCATAGCTTACCACCAAACGCATGGAATGAATTCCCATAACAATGCGCTTTCTGCAGCCACTGCGGCTGCTGCAAGGTATGCTGTTGAATCCCCAGAAGTGGATTTAGCAAGAAATTACACAATGAGAGATCCTGCGAGTTACTCTGAATCTGGTCCACTGGAATCCCTGCGAAGAGggaatgatgatgatgataataataatagcaaTAGAAATGCTGGGCCGGGAAATTCCACTTCTAACCAGTATCCGTTTAAATCCTCGTTGGCTGATAATCCAGTCGCTCTtttcttggattttttAACCCATGGTGTAACAGACGAACAAACGTCTCAATCTTCGACTGACAATCAACCTTATAATCAGTCATCATCTAGACGGGATAATCGTCTAATTCAACACGAAAAATCGGCGGTGAACGATTTAGATTCCgatttttttcttttagaGGGCCGTAAATCTGATAGGAAAGAGAGAAAGGATAGTGGTGATAGTAGCGACTCTCGTGATCTGACCCCATTGTTTAACACCGGAGATACTAGTATATCTAGTGTACCAACTTCCCTGTCTACAAATTCTAAGAGCAACAAAAATTCGTATGCCCATGTATATCATGACGATGGAAGTGGTAGCTTGTCAAATCCAACACGCCTTGATCGAAATGATAAACACAACGGCTCGGTGAACAACGGTAGTTCAATAAAACGCAAGACTGGTAGTGGGACTCCGGCAAGCAGTAGATCACATTTAAAACGTAagcaaaaagaaaaggagTTAGAAACATCGGTTCGAGAGTTAAGCGAACTAGCAACCACCTTGAAACAGAGAATTCAAACTCTAGAGATGGAAAATAGattgttaaaaaatataGTAATGGACAAGGGTGAAGTTGAAGGCATCAAGAGAGTGAAGCGCGTAAAACGTGAATCAGTCCATGAAATACGCGAAGACAAGtga